From Saccharomycodes ludwigii strain NBRC 1722 chromosome IV, whole genome shotgun sequence, one genomic window encodes:
- the ALG8 gene encoding dolichyl-P-Glc:Glc1Man(9)GlcNAc(2)-PP-dolichol alpha-1,3-glucosyltransferase (similar to Saccharomyces cerevisiae YOR067C | ALG8 | Asparagine-Linked Glycosylation), with protein MTTAGKKENLKQLQERGKATIPTNNVESRNYSLWNFWVALTVLKILLFPGYYSTDFDVHRNWMAITNKLPLTEWYFEATNQWTLDYPPFFAYFEYILSKFVPKYVIDDGCLDIVEVGHFSFPTIFFQRSTVIISEILLFVVLQIFINKSKINERAANFIVASSIVLSPGFLIIDHIHFQYNGFLFSILIASIISAKFEHYLTCAFFFTVALCFKHIYLYLAPSFFVFLLRVYVLNIHKNFEFKSYKSLFGLIRWYNLVKLSFVVLSVLLVCFAPFIGSYKQLLVRLFPFSRGLTHSYWAPNFWAVYSFLDKVLAMILKTSPKKDIGVPNINTGTRGLVQDVEFLVLPQIEPKITFILTLFYQMIATFPVLFCPNFKRFLGSLTLCGYASFLFGWHVHEKAILLVIIPFSFLVISDRRLLTPFRLVTSASYVSLFPLLFTSQDFLLKILYVSVWCLIFFFSLRDVTKISSSVERRVWFFDRIALVYIIGLLFMVLACGFLDAFVANHQENYKFLAKYEFLSLMIYSVYCSMGIIGSWLGLSWLYNFDEPLWE; from the coding sequence ATGACCACAgctggaaaaaaagaaaatctaAAACAATTGCAAGAAAGGGGAAAAGCTACTATTCCAACAAATAATGTTGAATCTAGAAATTATTCATTATGGAATTTTTGGGTCGCGTTAACTGTtcttaaaatattattgtttccCGGGTATTATAGTACGGATTTCGATGTCCATCGTAACTGGATGGCTATTACGAATAAATTACCACTTACAGAATGGTATTTTGAAGCAACTAATCAATGGACTTTAGATTATCCCCCATTTTTCGCATATTTcgaatatattttatcaaaattcGTTCCCAAATATGTAATTGATGATGGATGTTTGGATATTGTGGAGGTTGGTCATTTTTCCTTtccaacaatttttttccaaaggtctactgttattattagcgaaattttattatttgttgttttgcaaatatttattaataaaagcaaaataaatgaaaggGCTGcaaattttattgttgctaGTAGCATCGTTTTGTCACCAGggtttttaattattgatCATATACATTTCCAATATAATGGGTTTCTATTTAGTATACTAATAGCCTCTATCATAAGTGCCAAATTTGAACATTACTTAACGTGtgcatttttctttaccGTGGCACTATGCTTTaaacatatttatttgtatttggCTCCAAGTTTTTTCGTATTTTTACTAAGGGTTTACGTTTTAAACATTcacaaaaattttgaatttaaatcATACAAAAGTTTATTTGGTCTGATCAGGTGGTATAATCTGGTCAAGTTAAGCTTTGTGGTCCTCTCTGTTTTACTGGTATGTTTTGCACCATTTATCGGATCCTACAAACAACTATTGGTAAGGTTATTCCCATTTAGTAGGGGATTGACTCACTCCTATTGGGCCCCTAATTTCTGGGCTGTATATTCCTTTTTAGATAAAGTTTTAGCcatgattttaaaaacttcCCCTAAAAAGGATATTGGTGttccaaatataaatactGGCACCAGGGGTTTGGTCCAAGATGTTGAATTCCTCGTGTTGCCTCAAATTGAGCCCAAGATAACGTTTATTTTAACACTCTTTTATCAAATGATAGCCACTTTCCCAGTTCTATTTTGTCCTAATTTCAAAAGGTTTCTGGGTTCTCTAACATTATGTGGATAtgcttcatttttatttggttgGCATGTCCATGAAAAGGCGATTCTATTGGTAATTATACCGTTTAGTTTCTTGGTGATTAGCGATAGAAGACTATTAACACCATTTAGATTAGTTACCAGTGCTAGTTACGTATCTCTCTTCCCATTATTGTTTACTTCTCAAGATTTcttgttaaaaattttgtatGTAAGCGTTTGGTgtttgattttctttttctcattAAGAGATGTTACTAAAATAAGTAGTAGTGTAGAAAGAAGGGTTTGGTTTTTCGATAGAATTGCATTGGTCTATATTATCGGTTTGTTATTTATGGTTTTAGCATGTGGATTTTTGGATGCTTTTGTAGCTAACCATcaagaaaattataaatttctGGCAAAATATGAATTTTTAAGTCTAATGATTTATAGTGTTTATTGTTCAATGGGTATTATCGGAAGTTGGTTGGGATTGTCATGGCTATACAATTTTGATGAACCTTTATGGGAATAA